A single genomic interval of Trachemys scripta elegans isolate TJP31775 chromosome 3, CAS_Tse_1.0, whole genome shotgun sequence harbors:
- the RHOB gene encoding rho-related GTP-binding protein RhoB isoform X1: MAAIRKKLVVVGDGACGKTCLLIVFSKDEFPEVYVPTVFENYVADIEVDSKQVELALWDTAGQEDYDRLRPLSYPDTDVILMCFSVDSPDSLENIPEKWVPEVKHFCPNVPIILVANKKDLRNDEHVRNELARMKQEPVRTEDGRAMSVRIQAYDYLECSAKTKEGVREVFETATRAALQKRYGAPSGCLNCCKVL; this comes from the coding sequence ATGGCCGCGATCCGCAAGaagctggtggtggtgggggacgGGGCGTGCGGCAAGACCTGCCTGCTGATCGTCTTCAGCAAGGACGAGTTCCCCGAGGTCTACGTGCCCACCGTCTTCGAGAACTACGTGGCGGACATCGAGGTGGACAGCAAGCAggtggagctggccctgtgggaCACGGCCGGCCAGGAGGACTACGACCGCCTGCGGCCGCTCTCCTACCCGGACACCGACGTGATCCTCATGTGCTTCTCGGTGGACAGCCCGGACTCGCTGGAGAACATCCCGGAGAAGTGGGTGCCCGAGGTCAAGCACTTCTGCCCCAACGTGCCCATCATCCTGGTGGCCAACAAGAAGGACCTGCGCAATGACGAGCACGTCCGCAACGAGCTGGCCCGCATGAAGCAGGAGCCCGTGCGCACCGAGGACGGCCGGGCCATGTCCGTCCGCATCCAGGCCTACGACTACCTGGAGTGCTCGGCCAAGACCAAGGAAGGGGTCCGCGAGGTCTTCGAGACGGCCACCCGCGCCGCCCTGCAGAAGCGCTACGGCGCCCCGAGCGGCTGCCTCAACTGCTGCAAGGTGCTATAG
- the RHOB gene encoding rho-related GTP-binding protein RhoB isoform X2, which produces MAAIRKKLVVVGDGACGKTCLLIVFSKDEFPEVYVPTVFENYVADIEVDSKQVETSRRSGCPRSSTSAPTCPSSWWPTRRTCAMTSTSATSWPA; this is translated from the exons ATGGCCGCGATCCGCAAGaagctggtggtggtgggggacgGGGCGTGCGGCAAGACCTGCCTGCTGATCGTCTTCAGCAAGGACGAGTTCCCCGAGGTCTACGTGCCCACCGTCTTCGAGAACTACGTGGCGGACATCGAGGTGGACAGCAAGCAggtgga AACATCCCGGAGAAGTGGGTGCCCGAGGTCAAGCACTTCTGCCCCAACGTGCCCATCATCCTGGTGGCCAACAAGAAGGACCTGCGCAATGACGAGCACGTCCGCAACGAGCTGGCCCGCATGA